A portion of the Hoplias malabaricus isolate fHopMal1 chromosome 1, fHopMal1.hap1, whole genome shotgun sequence genome contains these proteins:
- the ptp4a2a gene encoding protein tyrosine phosphatase type IVA 2a → MNRPAPVEITYECMRFLITHNPTNSQLPKFTEELKAFGVQTLVRVCESTYDKAPVEKEGIEVLDWPFDDGCSPPDQIVDDWLNLLKCKFKDEPGCCIAVHCVAGLGRAPVLVAIALIECGMMYEDAVQFIRQKRRGAFNSKQLMYLEKYKPKMRLRFKDANGQNCCIQ, encoded by the exons ATGAATCGTCCGGCTCCTGTTGAAATCACCTACGAGTGCATGAGGTTCCTCATTACCCACAATCCCACCAACTCACAGCTGCCCAAGTTTACTGAG gaactGAAAGCTTTCGGGGTGCAGACACTGGTCAGGGTTTGTGAATCAACATACGACAAAGCACCGGTGGAGAAAGAGGGCATTGAAGTCCTT gactGGCCTTTTGACGACGGCTGTTCTCCCCCTGACCAAATAGTGGACGACTGGCTCAACCTGctgaaatgtaaatttaaagatGAGCCGGGCTGTTGCATTGCAGTACATTGTGTTGCGGGACTAGGACG AGCTCCTGTCTTGGTGGCCATAGCCTTAATTGAGTGTGGGATGATGTATGAAGATGCGGTTCAGTTTATTCGACA aaagaGGCGTGGAGCCTTCAACTCCAAACAACTAATGTACCTTGAAAAGTACAAACCCAAGATGCGTCTGCGCTTCAAAGATGCCAACGGTCAAAACTGCTGCATCCAGTAG